One window of Trifolium pratense cultivar HEN17-A07 linkage group LG5, ARS_RC_1.1, whole genome shotgun sequence genomic DNA carries:
- the LOC123886275 gene encoding uncharacterized protein LOC123886275, with the protein MNPDEENFDDDNVDDDIDDIPPAPGVGRGRAPRRRRLPRRVVRNRWLEGMPKSRTVDGVEEEYDSYDDDDDHEDEEIADIALLAPQNELLVDRHGRPIIMPYTATDLQPQNPANKAINNALKSKFQAPYLNWTEVRADERGYQQFWNGFRSQVTWLNHHTSAIERIFNKKATKRLSTLLFEARKKIKKDPSKPPLWLAGNSYPMLCRRWEEEEYIAKCIKNKANRNTDEANRACVHSGGSKSAGTLRLEFIQQFGRPPTFMEMNDMMHRYADSGQWTGARAQEVSRLTQIWVEEYNASQLRLPPHRRDNEDVRRNKMSLAFVKNAGGPTRGRKFAAGCTSSLYASDPTGLRDVTYTSSSSSSTGRSRPTQREETDYEYEARMRATYREEFRDEFEASFDDRLPEYREGDPVLSMSIEDMSQMLNEPRSLNPQQDFIIPHPNQPQGNFFPNQAPINFVHRPVARPPSRTSLPGVVIHEGGRGRGRGRSRQPTDTGKGKRPLYQPPDQR; encoded by the exons atgaatccagatgaagaaaattttgatgatgacaatgtCGATGATGACATTGATGATATTCCACCAGCACCGGGTGTCGGACGCGGACGCGCTCCACGTAGACGTAGATTACCCCGCCGCGTTGTTCGGAATCGATGGTTGGAGGGTATGCCCAAGTCTCGAACCGTAGATGGTGTGGAAGAGGAGTACGACTCCTACGACGACGATGATGACCACGAGGACGAGGAAATTGCCGATATTGCACTTCTAGCTCCTCAAAATGAATTGTTGGTTGACCGGCATGGTAGACCCATCATCATGCCATATACCGCCACAga TTTGCAACCCCAAAATCCGGCGAATAAGGCAATCAATAATGCATTGAAATCCAAATTCCAGGCTCCATATCTCAACTGGACGGAGGTTAGGGCAGATGAGCGTggatatcaacaattttggaatggcttcagg TCGCAAGTAACTTGGCTGAATCACCACACATCGGCTATTGAGcgtatattcaacaaaaaagccaccaagcgtctgtcgaccttactttttgaagcgcggaaaaagattaaaaaggatCCTTCAAAACCACCACTTTGGCTCGCTGGCAATTCATACCCTATGCTGTGCCGCAGATGGGAAGAGGAAGAGTATATTGCAAAGTGTATAAAGAACAAAGCCAACAGAAATACTGATGAAGCCAATCGTGCGTGCGTACACTCTGGAGGGTCTAAATCTGCCGGAACGCTTCGTCTTGAGTTCATCCAACAATTTGGTCGTCCACCCACCTTTATGGAGATGAATGACATGATGCACCGGTATGCAGATTCCGGTCAGTGGACGGGGGCAAGGGCGCAAGAAGTGTCG agGTTGACGCAAATTTGGGTTGAAGAATATAATGCAAGCCAACTACGACTACCACCTCATAGGCGAGATAATGAGGATGTTCGTCGAAACAAGATGTCGTTGGCTTTTGTTAAGAATGCTGGTGGTCCGACTCGAGGTCGCAAATTCGCTGCTGGGTGTACATCTTCTCTATATGCAAGTGACCCAACTGGTTTGAGAGATGTCACTtacacatcttcatcttcatcgagTACAGGACGCTCTCGTCCAACTCAAAGAGAGGAAACCGATTATGAGTATGAAGCGCGAATGAGGGCCACGTATAGAGAAGAATTCCGCGATGAGTTCGAAGCATCATTTGATGACCGG CTGCCGGAGTACCGAGAGGGTGATCCAGTACTGAGTATGAGCATAGAGGATATGAGTCAGATGCTTAATGAACCA AGATCATTAAATCCACAACAAGACTTCATAATCCCACATCCAAATCAACCCCAAGGCAACTTCTTCCCAAATCAAGCCCCAATTAACTTCGTTCATAGGCCTGTGGCACGACCTCCTTCGCGAACGTCACTCCCCGGAGTCGTAATACACGAGGGAGGTAGAGGCCGAGGCCGAGGAAGGTCGCGTCAGCCAACAGACACTGGCAAGGGGAAGCGACCACTATATCAGCCGCCTGACCAACGttga
- the LOC123886276 gene encoding uncharacterized protein LOC123886276: MDFSNRNWMYDRHNPGKRGRVKEEFKIGVEMFINTVKYNDIVIREGGIRCPCVLCRCTRIQSEDEIRSHLYKKGFQPNYWVWSSHGEGCSTTVPVNQNRASSSVFQPVVVPQYYHQHYDPFNEMDNMITNALGFNTPIYVPNDVDDPADDEYDADVNVERPNEEAQRFFDLLKETNTPLCEGSRDSKLTVCIRLLGIKSECLVSEYTMDLITKLMLDITIDRPLDLPKNYYEARQLVAKLGLGAKRIDCCVNGCMLYYSNEFGVDDGALLECKFCQEPRYRVTRNSRSVRRKPIPRKAMFYLPIIPRLQRLYASMQTASKMTWHRENYERRKMSGELRHPSDGMAWKHFDQVYPEFASEPRNVRLGLCSDGFTPYTQVSATPYSCWPVLVTPYNLPPDMCMSKPYMFLAAVIPGPSSPTVGIDIYLQPLIDDLKRLWNGVATYDINQKRNFNMRGALMWTINDFPAYGMLSGWGTHGKLGCPICMMDTKAFWLENGGKATWFDCHRRFLPTDHPFRRNKNAFVHGDTETRDPPDYLTSRQVWNKVKDIPKVEVVGGVASKPRGYGQTHNWTKRSIFWDLPYWKDNLLRHNLDVMHIEKNVFENIFNTVMNVKGKTKDNDNARRDIGLYCKRNELLLVETSNGKLLKPRANYTLSPEEAKSVCRWVKEVKMPDGYSSNLARCADVDHGRMRGMKSHDCHVFFQTLLPIAFSSLPQHVLNPLIEISQFFKNLCSTTLREADLIKMENDIPLILCKLERIFPPALFDSMEHVVVHLAYEARLGGPVQYRWMYPFERFMGYAKRAVKNKARVEGSICATYLHRETIYFCSHYFKDTLSSSHIRNETETSRPVRIHPLNMSIFSLPGRNGGGEKVLYPGDKVLYSAHVHLLINCNEVEPYLQMFLTQHTSAQINSQFPAWFKEYMYQQTPATRVIQHLRNLSDGPKSTVKQWHTYFVNGYRFETHSWSEGKTTVNSGVCMKGVTENGEGDFYGVIENIFEIEYNYLDYKKTVVLFYCKWFDPSNRGTRYDSKTNTVDIKMNKHYPLYDPFAMAHNVRQVHYVPYPSTTRDKRGR; the protein is encoded by the exons ATGGATTTTAGCAATCGTAATTGGATGTACGATAGACATAATCCTGGAAAGAGGGGCCGGGTTAAAGAggaatttaaaataggggtcgaaatgtttatcaatacagtaaaatataatgacattgtgatacgtgaagggggaattagatgtccgtgtgtactttgtcgatgtacaagaatacagagcgaagatgaaattaggtctcatttatataaaaagggattCCAACCTAATTATTGGGTTTGGTCAAGTCATGGCGAAGGATGTTCCACGACTGTTCCCGTGAATCAAAATCGTGCTTCAAGCAGTGTTTTTCAGCCCGTTGTTGTTCCCCAATATTATCATCAGCATTATGATCCGTTTAATGAGATGGACAATATGATAACTAATGCCCTTGGGTTTAATACGCCGATTTATGTGCCAAATGATGTCGACGACCCTGCTGATGATGAATATGACGCTGATGTTAACGTCGAGAGACCAAATGAGGAAGCCCAGCGattttttgatcttttgaaaGAGACAAATACACCGTTGTGTGAAGGCTCTCGAGACTCAAAGTTAACGGTGTGTATTAGACTTTTGGGTATCAAGTCTGAATGTCTTGTTTCAGAATACACCATGGACTTGATAACAAAACTGATGTTGGATATAACAATAGACCGTCCTCTTGatttgccaaaaaattattacgAAGCAAGACAATTGGTTGCAAAGTTAGGACTCGGAGCGAAGAGAATTGACTGTTGTGTTAACGGGTGTATGTTGTACTATAGCAACGAATTTGGTGTAGATGACGGTGCATTACttgaatgtaaattttgtcaagaaccaagatATCGTGTAACAAGAAATTCACGGTCAGTCAGAAGGAAGCCAATCCCAAGAAAGGCGATGTTCTATTTACCCATAATACCAAGGTTGCAAAGGTTGTATGCATCGATGCAAACAGCCAGTAAAATGACATGGCATCGTGAAAACTatgaaaggagaaaaatgtcaggtgagttgcgacatccttctgatggaatggcttggaagcattttgatcaagtttatCCTGAATTTGCTTCGGAGCCACGGAATGTCCGACTTGGGTTATGCTCAGATGGATTTACACCATATACTCAAGTATCAGCCACTCCATATTCATGTTGGCCTGTTCTGGTTACCCCGTACAATCTTCCTCCTGATATGTGCATGTCAAAACCTTACATGTTTTTAGCCGCTGTAATACCAGGCCCATCTAGTCCAACTGTTGGTATTGATATCTATTTACAAcctttgattgatgatttgaagaGATTGTGGAACGGTGTTGCGACGTATGATATCAACCAAAAACGAAATTTCAATATGAGAGGAGCTTTGATGTGGACCATTAATGATTTTCCTGCATATGGGATGTTGTCTGGATGGGGGACACATGGTAAACTAGGATGTCCTATTTGCATGATGGACACCAAAGCGTTTTGGTTAGAAAACGGTGGGAAGGCTACTTGGTTTGACTGTCATCGTCGGTTCTTGCCTACTGATCATCCgtttagaagaaataaaaatgcttTTGTTCATGGTGACACCGAGACTCGTGATCCACCAGATTATTTGACATCCCGACAAGTCTGGAACAAAGTGAAAGATATTCCAAAGGTTGAGGTTGTAGGTGGTGTTGCATCTAAACCGCGTGGTTATGGACAAACACACAACTGGACAAAAAGAAGTATCTTTTGGGATCTGCCGTATTGGAAAGACAACCTTTTacgtcacaaccttgatgttatgcatattgagaaaaatgtgtttgaaaatatttttaacactGTCATGAATGTCAAAGGAAAAACGAAAGATAATGACAACGCGAGGAGAGACATAGGGTTGTATTGCAAACGTAACGAACTGTTGTTGGTGGAGACATCTAACGGCAAACTTCTTAAACCTCGTGCAAACTATACTTTATCTCCTGAAGAAGCAAAATCTGTTTGTCGATGGGTAAAAGAAGTGAAGATGCCGGACGGTTATTCGTCGAATTTGGCGAGATGCGCTGATGTTGACCATGGAAGGATGCGTGGGATGAAAAGTCATGATTGTCATGTTTTTTTCCAGACTTTACTTCCGATTGCATTTAGTTCTTTACCCCAACATGTATTGAATCCGCTTATTGAAATCAGTCAATTTTTCAAGAATTTGTGTTCGACAACGCTAAGAGAGgctgatctcatcaagatgGAAAATGACATTCCACTGATCTTGTGTAAGTTGGAGAGAATATTTCCTCCTGCCTTGTTTGATTCTATGGAGCATGTTGTGGTGCATCTTGCATACGAGGCTAGGCTTGGTGGGCCGGTTCAATATAGATGGATGTACCCGTTCGAAAGGTTCATGGGTTATGCAAAACGTGCCGTGAAAAACAAAGCTAGGGTCGAAGGCTCAATTTGTGCAACATACTTACACCGCGAAACAATTTACTTTTGTTCGCATTACTTCAAAGACACGTTGTCATCAAGCCATATTCGCAATGAAACTGAAACATCTCGGCCTGTGAGAATTCACCCATTAAACATGTCAATATTCAGCTTGCCTGGTCGTAATGGTGGTGGTGAGAAAGTGTTGTATCCTGGTGACAAAGTTCTCTATTCGGCGCATGTTCACTTGCTGATTAATTGCAATGAAGTCGAGCCATATTTACa GATGTTTTTAACACAACATACTTCTGCTCAAATCAATTCGCAATTTCCAGCATGGTTCAAAGAATACATGTACCAACAAACACCCGCAACTCGTGTCATACAACACTTGAGAAACTTATCTGATGGCCCAAAGTCAACCGTTAAACAATGGCACACCTACTTTGTCAATGGTTACAGATTTGAGACACACAGTTGGAGTGAAGGAAAAACAACAGTAAACAGTGGAGTGTGTATGAAAGGTGTGACTGAAAATGGTGAAGGAGATTTTTACGGTGTCATTGAGAACATATTTGAAATCGAATACAATTACCTTGATTACAAGAAAACAGTCGTGTTGTTTTACTGTAAATGGTTTGATCCTTCAAATAGAGGTACCAGATATGATTCAAAGACTAATACCGTTGacataaaaatgaacaaacattATCCATTGTATGATCCGTTTGCTATGGCTCATAACGTCAGACAAGTTCACTATGTCCCTTATCCATCGACTACAAGGGATAAGCGAG GAAGATGA
- the LOC123886277 gene encoding uncharacterized protein LOC123886277 produces the protein MHQIEEYNRLLEKQKQLMDEEQTKVASTSNGFHSHAVSSLPYSNIPDFIENPYVYAPETTEGLINGGMADMFAQGDIPTMPHIQNSNGRSSSSSGMVDMSVHEEFPVPACSSSSPHMFGSDVNVNEASPNVGNASAMPITSANSTLHSVNESVADRPFTYAIGKGLA, from the exons ATGCACCAAATAGAGGAATACAACAGATTgttggaaaaacaaaagcaatTAATGGATGAAGAACAAACTAAAGTTGCATCTACCTCCAATGGATTTCATTCTCATGCTGTTTCATCACTACCTTATTCTAATATCCCCGATT TTATTGAGAATCCTTATGTTTATGCGCCGGAAACTACAGAAGGATTAATTAATGGGGGTATGGCTGATATGTTTGCTCAAGGAGATATTCCAACCATGCCtcatattcaaaattcaaacggcagatcatcatcatcatctggTATGGTTGACATGTCTGTTCATGAAGAATTTCCAGTACCTGCATGTTCAAGTTCTTCTCCTCACATGTTTGGTTCTGATGTAAATGTCAATGAGGCCAGCCCAAATGTAGGCAATGCTTCCGCTATGCCGATCACTAGTGCCAACTCTACCTTACATTCGGTGAATGAATCAGTTGCGGATCGTCCATTCACTTATGCGATCGGAAAgg GTTTAGCTTAG
- the LOC123884986 gene encoding uncharacterized protein LOC123884986, giving the protein MEKEFVSKFIELVQNLIEQCMQQYMTPTEVVNTLQNKAKIEPELAQTFWRRLEEQNPEFFRSYYTRLAVMHQIEEYNRLLEKQKQLMDEEQTKVASTSNGFHSHAVSSLPYSNIPDFIENPYVYAPETTEGLINGGMADMFAQGDISTMPHIQNSNGRSSSSSGMVDMSVHEDIPVPACSISSPHMFGSDVNVNEASPNVGNASATPITSANSTLHSVNESVADRPFTYAIGKGWNHLMSELIPESD; this is encoded by the exons ATGGAAAAGGAATTCGTTAGCAAATTTATTGAGCTG GTGCAGAATCTCATAGAACAATGCATGCAGCAATATATGACTCCAACAGAAGTAGTGAACACACTACAAAATAAAGCAAAGATTGAGCCTGAACTCGCTCAAACAT TTTGGCGAAGGCTTGAAGAACAAAATCCCGAGTTCTTCAGAAGTTATTATACAAGATTAGCGGTGATGCACCAAATAGAGGAATACAACAGATTgttggaaaaacaaaagcaatTAATGGATGAAGAACAAACTAAAGTTGCATCTACCTCCAATGGATTTCATTCTCATGCTGTTTCATCACTACCTTATTCTAATATCCCCGATT TTATTGAGAATCCTTATGTTTATGCGCCGGAAACTACAGAAGGATTAATTAATGGGGGTATGGCTGATATGTTTGCTCAAGGAGATATTTCAACCATGCCtcatattcaaaattcaaacggcagatcatcatcatcatctggTATGGTTGACATGTCTGTTCATGAAGACATTCCAGTACCTGCATGTTCAATTTCTTCTCCTCACATGTTTGGTTCTGATGTAAATGTCAATGAGGCCAGCCCAAATGTAGGCAATGCTTCCGCTACGCCGATCACTAGTGCCAACTCTACCTTACATTCGGTGAATGAATCAGTTGCGGATCGTCCATTCACTTATGCGATCGGAAAgggttggaaccacttgatgtcagaactgatccccgaatcagattaa